From a region of the Actinomadura luzonensis genome:
- a CDS encoding PSP1 domain-containing protein, with product MAVSFTRYGRLYYLDPGEHSPKVGDKVLVPTDSGPEVAECVWAPQYTSEDIDGLPVCAGLAGEEHLTRDETNKRRRAEARSVSKRLIKRHSLPMKVVGIDYLDQDNVYTVYFSAPHRVDFRALVRDLARNLRARVELRQIGPRDEARLQGGIGPCGRDLCCATFLKDFEPVSVRMAKDQDLPVNPLRIAGACGRLMCCLKYEHPLYQEFRASAPRVGASVETPEGPGTVVAHNVPSDSLVVRLNDGGRRCSCSKASVCSPRKAYDATYGEDGQRG from the coding sequence ATGGCCGTGAGCTTCACCCGCTACGGGAGGCTCTACTACCTCGACCCCGGCGAGCACAGCCCGAAAGTGGGCGACAAGGTGCTCGTCCCCACCGATTCGGGTCCGGAGGTGGCGGAGTGCGTCTGGGCGCCGCAGTACACGTCCGAGGACATCGACGGCCTGCCCGTCTGCGCCGGGCTCGCCGGCGAGGAGCACCTCACCCGCGACGAGACCAACAAACGCCGCAGGGCCGAGGCGCGAAGCGTCTCGAAACGCCTGATCAAACGGCACAGCCTGCCGATGAAGGTGGTCGGCATCGACTACCTCGACCAGGACAACGTCTACACCGTCTACTTCTCGGCCCCGCACCGCGTCGACTTCCGCGCCCTGGTCCGCGACCTGGCCCGCAACCTGCGGGCCAGGGTCGAGCTCCGCCAGATCGGCCCGCGCGACGAGGCCCGCCTCCAGGGCGGCATCGGCCCCTGCGGCCGCGACCTGTGCTGCGCCACGTTCCTCAAGGACTTCGAGCCGGTCTCGGTCCGCATGGCCAAGGACCAGGACCTCCCCGTCAACCCCCTGCGCATCGCCGGCGCCTGCGGCCGCCTGATGTGCTGCCTCAAGTACGAGCACCCCCTCTACCAGGAATTCCGCGCCTCGGCCCCGCGGGTGGGGGCGAGCGTGGAAACCCCGGAGGGCCCGGGCACGGTGGTGGCCCACAACGTCCCGTCCGACTCGCTGGTGGTCCGCCTCAACGACGGCGGCCGCCGCTGCTCCTGCTCCAAGGCCAGCGTGTGCTCCCCCCGCAAGGCGTACGACGCGACGTACGGCGAGGACGGCCAGCGGGGCTAG
- a CDS encoding permease-like cell division protein FtsX — protein sequence MNSPVEERLRAALAEAGATIDPDTLRPLRAAERRRARVDARLVTAGAAVVVATAATVAMLGFGLGDAAGEDRVVAAGPSLAEPGNADMTIVMCADGPLLLKEERCQGRAATAEQVREAERAALRLPQVESAYTVSQSLAYDNVRADFARNRTILDAVKVTDLPVSIRLAIREGEDHRKVEEALRDVPAVLGVFDNAATEAELSAGQRSKALLNVFLCAKGSALPACGARTEPGGDGPGGVTVTKEGKAVTLAQKKAIQRVIAGLPQVEEVTFEDQRAAYENFRRTFASNKALLNATKVSDLPESFRVLLKPEADWAGALAVLRRQPGVASAAYLPCQRDRLLALSRYGLSLSDDQVCSPGG from the coding sequence GCGCGCCGCCCTGGCGGAGGCGGGCGCGACGATCGACCCCGACACCCTGCGGCCCCTGCGCGCGGCGGAGCGGCGTCGGGCCCGGGTGGACGCCCGCCTGGTCACAGCGGGGGCGGCCGTCGTGGTCGCGACCGCGGCTACCGTCGCCATGCTGGGCTTCGGGCTCGGCGACGCCGCCGGCGAGGACCGCGTGGTGGCCGCCGGCCCCTCGCTGGCCGAGCCGGGCAATGCCGACATGACCATCGTCATGTGCGCCGACGGCCCCCTGCTGTTGAAGGAGGAGCGCTGCCAGGGTCGCGCAGCCACCGCCGAGCAGGTGCGCGAAGCCGAGCGGGCGGCGCTCCGGCTCCCGCAGGTCGAGTCGGCGTACACGGTGAGCCAGAGCCTCGCCTACGACAACGTCCGCGCCGACTTCGCCCGCAACCGGACGATTCTGGACGCGGTCAAGGTCACCGACCTGCCGGTGTCGATCCGGCTGGCGATCCGGGAAGGAGAGGATCACCGGAAGGTGGAGGAGGCGCTCCGCGACGTGCCCGCGGTCCTGGGGGTCTTCGACAACGCCGCCACCGAGGCCGAGCTGTCGGCCGGGCAACGCTCGAAGGCACTGCTCAACGTCTTCCTGTGCGCCAAAGGCTCCGCCCTGCCCGCCTGCGGTGCCAGGACCGAGCCCGGCGGAGACGGCCCCGGCGGGGTCACCGTCACCAAGGAAGGCAAGGCGGTGACTCTCGCCCAGAAGAAGGCCATCCAGCGCGTCATCGCGGGGCTGCCTCAGGTCGAGGAGGTCACATTCGAGGACCAGCGGGCGGCGTACGAGAACTTCCGCCGCACGTTCGCGTCCAACAAGGCCCTGCTCAACGCCACGAAGGTGAGCGACCTGCCGGAGTCCTTCCGCGTGCTGCTCAAGCCGGAGGCCGACTGGGCCGGAGCGCTCGCCGTCCTCAGACGCCAGCCCGGCGTGGCGAGCGCCGCCTACCTGCCCTGCCAGCGGGATCGGCTGCTCGCCCTGAGCCGATACGGGCTGAGCCTGTCCGATGACCAGGTGTGTTCGCCGGGCGGGTAG
- a CDS encoding DUF3027 domain-containing protein yields MSRAPRPKTGLLALGALPLLLADWFIALMVLGRDCAPLYEGGNLTRCAGGLSEEELTATAALIAPALLTLQTALIILIRRPGRAPRMTTDRPWTGDDHHHNNACHTRWRESMNRSSTRPDPPDEWYSTQCGGCRFWIALTGQLGLDHGACTNPASPFDARVRFEHDGCPQFAVREDGSFG; encoded by the coding sequence ATGAGTCGCGCTCCCCGTCCGAAGACCGGCCTCCTCGCCCTGGGAGCCCTCCCCCTCCTGCTCGCCGACTGGTTCATCGCCCTCATGGTCCTCGGCCGCGACTGCGCCCCTCTGTACGAGGGCGGCAACCTGACCCGATGCGCCGGCGGCCTCTCGGAGGAAGAGCTGACCGCCACAGCAGCACTCATCGCCCCAGCCCTGCTCACCCTCCAGACCGCCCTGATCATCCTGATACGTCGACCCGGCCGAGCCCCCAGAATGACCACCGACCGCCCCTGGACGGGTGACGACCACCACCACAACAACGCCTGCCACACGCGCTGGCGCGAGTCGATGAACCGCTCCTCCACCCGACCCGACCCGCCGGACGAGTGGTACTCCACCCAGTGCGGCGGATGCCGCTTCTGGATCGCCCTGACCGGTCAACTCGGCCTCGACCACGGAGCCTGCACCAACCCCGCCTCCCCGTTCGACGCCCGAGTGCGCTTCGAACACGACGGCTGCCCACAATTCGCCGTACGCGAGGACGGCTCCTTCGGCTGA